The Hymenobacter sp. 5317J-9 genome has a window encoding:
- a CDS encoding phage holin family protein, which translates to MVSDDDTSKTPRNDSLIGNLTGYLDTRIDLVRLEIQQKVSTALVGTIHGATLAVLGIFFLIFLSVFAGLALNDALDSPFWGFGVVAGFYLVLLVLVLVGVDKAAFQGIANKAMKDTIYKSDKRQA; encoded by the coding sequence ATGGTCTCCGACGACGACACCTCCAAAACCCCTCGCAACGACAGCCTGATTGGCAACCTGACCGGCTACCTCGACACGCGCATCGACCTGGTTCGCCTCGAGATTCAGCAGAAGGTTTCCACGGCCCTGGTGGGCACCATTCACGGCGCCACGCTGGCCGTGCTGGGCATCTTTTTTCTCATTTTTCTGAGCGTATTTGCCGGGCTGGCCCTCAACGACGCCCTCGACAGCCCGTTCTGGGGCTTCGGGGTGGTGGCCGGCTTCTATCTGGTGCTGCTGGTGCTCGTGCTGGTGGGCGTCGACAAAGCGGCCTTCCAGGGCATTGCCAACAAGGCGATGAAAGACACCATTTACAAATCTGACAAACGCCAAGCCTAG
- a CDS encoding DnaJ domain-containing protein, whose protein sequence is MSQNHYQVLGVAPTAAAADIKRAYRQLVVRYHPDKHGGDVRYEDQFKAVAVAYGVLGDPGRRATYDFQLAQAARRADEERRRQQYRPASQHVYGVPMPPPAPLRTRPPAGSRERHYQRIPRQQPRFNARDWGLTLLFILGLVLFSLAVKVTMDRISANRNYDDGLRAYANGNFAAAHAFFEETLHFRPDYAPALRRRGELELLLNHNPQAARADFQAALLQHPPRRVAADVLYRLGRCETALGRPAAAELSFNRALALDSTLSAAYLARGKARLLDLNQPEKAVADLTQGLAQRQRTGAGPPWQFVQVRGVALAALGRYAAARADYFHVLQARPTDGRTHFLLGRLAAHTGDSTAACEFYRRAVRLGYEYARTAEAECR, encoded by the coding sequence GTGAGTCAGAATCATTATCAAGTTCTTGGAGTAGCCCCCACCGCCGCGGCCGCCGACATCAAGCGGGCCTACCGGCAGCTGGTGGTGCGCTACCACCCCGACAAGCACGGCGGCGACGTTCGGTACGAAGACCAGTTCAAGGCCGTTGCCGTGGCCTACGGCGTGCTGGGCGACCCCGGCCGCCGCGCCACCTACGACTTCCAGCTGGCGCAGGCCGCCCGCCGCGCCGACGAAGAGCGGCGCCGGCAGCAGTACCGCCCCGCCTCGCAGCACGTGTACGGCGTGCCCATGCCGCCGCCGGCGCCGCTGCGTACCCGCCCGCCCGCCGGCAGCCGCGAGCGGCACTATCAGCGCATTCCGCGCCAGCAGCCGCGCTTCAATGCCCGCGACTGGGGCCTCACGCTGCTGTTCATTCTGGGCCTGGTGCTGTTTTCGCTGGCCGTGAAAGTGACGATGGACCGCATTTCGGCCAACCGCAACTACGACGACGGCCTGCGGGCCTACGCCAACGGCAACTTCGCCGCGGCCCACGCCTTTTTTGAAGAAACCCTGCACTTCCGGCCCGACTACGCCCCCGCCCTACGCCGCCGCGGCGAGCTGGAGTTGCTGCTCAACCACAACCCCCAGGCCGCCCGCGCCGATTTCCAGGCGGCCTTGCTACAACACCCGCCGCGCCGCGTGGCCGCCGACGTGCTCTACCGCCTGGGCCGCTGCGAAACCGCCCTGGGCCGCCCCGCCGCCGCCGAGCTCAGCTTCAACCGCGCCCTCGCGCTCGACTCGACCTTGAGCGCGGCCTACCTGGCCCGGGGCAAGGCCCGCCTGCTTGACCTCAACCAGCCCGAAAAGGCCGTGGCCGACCTCACCCAGGGACTGGCGCAGCGCCAGCGCACGGGGGCCGGGCCGCCGTGGCAGTTTGTGCAGGTGCGCGGCGTGGCGCTTGCGGCCCTGGGCCGCTACGCCGCCGCCCGCGCCGACTATTTCCATGTGCTGCAGGCACGGCCCACCGATGGACGCACGCATTTTTTGCTGGGCCGCCTGGCCGCCCACACCGGCGACTCCACCGCCGCCTGCGAGTTTTACCGCCGCGCCGTGCGCCTGGGCTACGAATACGCCCGCACCGCCGAGGCCGAGTGTCGCTAA
- a CDS encoding fasciclin domain-containing protein, with translation MKKTLFSLAFVALFSIGATTTVSAQATKTVMVGGAPMYPTKNIVENAVNSKDHTTLVAAVKAAGLVETLQSAGPFTVFAPTNEAFNKLPAGTVETLVKPENKATLTKILTYHVVAGRMTAADLMKAIKAGKGKATLKTVQGGTLTAMMKGKTIELKDEKGGVSTVTIADVLQSNGVIHVVNTVLMPN, from the coding sequence ATGAAAAAGACTTTGTTTTCGCTCGCTTTCGTTGCCCTGTTTAGTATTGGTGCTACCACTACGGTTTCGGCCCAGGCCACCAAAACGGTGATGGTGGGCGGTGCGCCCATGTACCCCACGAAGAACATCGTGGAAAACGCCGTTAACTCGAAAGACCACACCACCCTGGTGGCCGCCGTGAAAGCCGCCGGCTTGGTAGAAACCCTGCAAAGCGCCGGTCCTTTCACCGTGTTTGCGCCCACCAACGAAGCTTTCAACAAGCTGCCCGCCGGCACCGTGGAAACCCTGGTGAAGCCTGAGAACAAGGCGACCCTCACCAAAATCCTGACCTACCACGTGGTGGCCGGCCGCATGACCGCCGCCGACCTGATGAAGGCCATTAAAGCCGGCAAAGGCAAGGCGACCCTCAAAACCGTGCAGGGCGGCACCCTGACCGCCATGATGAAAGGCAAAACCATTGAGCTGAAGGACGAAAAAGGCGGCGTGTCGACCGTGACCATCGCCGACGTGCTGCAAAGCAACGGCGTGATTCACGTGGTGAACACCGTGCTGATGCCCAACTAG
- a CDS encoding TonB-dependent receptor, translating to MRIVTLLLLLLVSLRSLAQNPSTVAGTVRDRATQEALPGVSITLEGTEFGTTTDAEGRYRLTGVPAGAYNLRATFVGYDPLVRSNIALSSGNVNTLNLELNTVPQALGEVTVTANRAIRVATAETPLSVQRLTTEEIKSNPGGNFDISRVVQSLPGVGGGGSGGTAGFRNDIIIRGGAPNENVYYLDGIEVPVINHFPTQGSAGGPAGILNVSFIEDVTLSSSAFQARYDNALSSVLQFRQRDGNSERIQGNLRTSGTEVAATLEGPLTKNTTFLASARRSYLQLLFKLIDLPIRPDFYDFQFKTTTKISEKTTLTSLGLGAIDHFEIVPPKKSTPSKEYVLRSNPTIDQWNYTVGLNLRHLVPNGFVNVALSRTQLWNDANAFEYGYEGDESRRKLGARSGEIENKLRADVNKRVGRWQYSYGGVVQVQNYSNNLTQRLRSEVRDASGQLISPAVTVRFNTDLDFVRYGAFVQATRTYGAESRLTVSAGIRTDGTTALTEGYRLDRTLSPRASLSYALLPTLNLNASLGRYFKIPPSTILGYRAPNGARVNSDSRYIRSDHAVAGLEWLPGKATRFTLEGFYKKYDHYPVSVRNGISLANLGGDFNAIGNEAVTSTGQGRAYGIEAFFQQKLSGKLFAIVSATGFRSEFSGVDGLYKPTAWDTRFLGSALLGYQLGRGWELGAKYRVGGGAPYTPYDEAASRASYQAVGTGILDYSQLNTRRLGGFQQLDLRLDKKVSLRRLSFDFYIDVQNALLAKPVSVPTYTFDRLPDNSGYVTTDGQPLRPDGSNAVPILLPDSDALVVPTIGFIVEF from the coding sequence ATGAGAATCGTTACCCTGCTGCTGTTGCTGCTTGTTTCCCTGCGCAGCCTTGCCCAAAACCCCAGTACCGTGGCCGGCACCGTGCGCGACCGCGCTACCCAGGAGGCCCTGCCCGGCGTGAGCATCACCCTGGAAGGCACCGAATTTGGCACCACCACCGACGCCGAGGGCCGCTACCGCCTCACGGGCGTGCCGGCCGGTGCCTACAACCTGCGCGCCACCTTCGTGGGCTACGACCCGCTGGTGCGCTCCAACATCGCCCTGAGCTCGGGCAACGTGAACACCCTCAACCTGGAGCTCAACACCGTGCCCCAGGCCCTGGGCGAGGTGACCGTGACGGCCAACCGCGCCATTCGGGTGGCCACGGCCGAAACGCCGCTGAGCGTGCAGCGCCTCACCACGGAGGAAATCAAGAGCAACCCGGGCGGCAACTTCGACATTTCGCGCGTGGTGCAGAGCCTGCCCGGCGTGGGCGGCGGGGGCAGCGGCGGCACGGCGGGCTTCCGCAACGACATCATCATCCGGGGCGGCGCGCCCAACGAAAACGTGTACTACCTCGACGGCATCGAAGTGCCGGTCATCAACCACTTTCCCACGCAGGGCAGCGCCGGCGGCCCGGCCGGCATTCTCAACGTGAGCTTCATTGAGGACGTGACCTTGAGCAGCTCGGCCTTTCAGGCGCGCTACGACAATGCGCTGAGCTCGGTGCTGCAGTTTCGGCAGCGCGACGGCAACTCCGAACGCATTCAGGGCAACCTGCGCACCTCGGGCACCGAGGTGGCGGCCACGCTGGAAGGCCCGCTCACGAAGAACACCACGTTTCTGGCTTCGGCCCGGCGCTCGTATCTGCAGCTGTTATTCAAGCTGATTGACCTGCCTATCCGGCCCGATTTCTACGACTTTCAGTTTAAAACCACCACCAAGATTTCGGAGAAAACCACGCTGACGAGCCTGGGGCTGGGCGCCATCGACCACTTCGAGATTGTGCCGCCCAAGAAAAGCACGCCTTCCAAAGAGTACGTGCTGCGCTCCAACCCCACCATCGACCAGTGGAATTACACCGTGGGCCTGAACCTGCGCCACCTCGTGCCCAACGGCTTCGTGAACGTGGCCCTGAGCCGCACCCAGCTCTGGAACGACGCCAACGCCTTCGAATACGGCTACGAGGGCGACGAAAGCCGCCGCAAGCTGGGCGCCCGCAGCGGCGAAATCGAAAACAAGCTGCGCGCCGACGTGAACAAGCGCGTGGGTCGCTGGCAATACAGCTACGGCGGCGTGGTGCAGGTGCAGAACTACTCCAACAACCTCACCCAACGCCTGCGCTCCGAAGTGCGCGACGCCAGCGGCCAACTCATCAGCCCGGCCGTGACGGTGCGCTTCAACACCGACCTGGACTTTGTGCGCTACGGAGCTTTTGTGCAGGCCACGCGCACCTACGGTGCCGAAAGCCGCCTCACGGTGTCGGCCGGCATTCGCACCGACGGCACCACCGCCCTCACCGAAGGCTACCGGCTCGACCGCACCCTCTCGCCCCGGGCTTCGCTGAGCTACGCCCTGCTGCCCACGCTCAATCTGAACGCCTCGCTGGGCCGCTATTTCAAGATTCCGCCCAGCACCATCCTCGGCTACCGCGCGCCCAACGGCGCCCGCGTGAACTCCGACAGCCGCTACATCCGCTCCGACCACGCCGTGGCCGGGCTGGAATGGCTGCCCGGCAAGGCCACGCGCTTCACACTGGAGGGCTTTTACAAGAAATACGACCACTACCCCGTGTCCGTCCGCAACGGCATCAGCCTGGCCAATCTGGGCGGCGACTTCAACGCCATCGGCAACGAAGCCGTGACGAGCACCGGCCAAGGCCGCGCCTACGGCATCGAAGCGTTTTTCCAGCAAAAGCTCAGCGGCAAGCTGTTCGCCATCGTGTCGGCCACGGGCTTCCGCTCCGAGTTTTCGGGGGTTGATGGCCTGTACAAGCCCACGGCCTGGGACACCCGTTTCCTGGGCTCGGCGCTGCTGGGCTACCAGCTGGGCCGCGGTTGGGAGCTGGGCGCCAAGTACCGCGTGGGCGGCGGCGCCCCCTACACGCCCTACGACGAAGCCGCCAGCCGCGCCAGCTACCAGGCCGTGGGCACCGGCATTCTCGACTACAGCCAGCTCAACACCCGCCGCTTGGGCGGCTTTCAGCAGCTCGACCTGCGCCTCGACAAAAAAGTAAGCCTGCGCCGCCTGAGCTTCGATTTCTACATCGATGTGCAGAATGCCCTGCTGGCCAAGCCCGTCTCCGTGCCCACCTACACCTTCGACCGCCTGCCCGACAACTCCGGCTACGTCACCACCGACGGCCAGCCCTTGCGCCCCGACGGCAGCAACGCCGTACCCATCCTGCTGCCCGACAGCGACGCGCTGGTGGTGCCCACCATTGGCTTCATTGTGGAGTTTTAA
- a CDS encoding cupin domain-containing protein: MSAQHIIRHLHLLPHPEGGYYRETYRAMSTLATPEEQTRNISTAIYYLLENQDKSHFHRIKSDELWFFHQGQPLEIIVLTDGQPARIVLGSDFAAGAVPQAVIPANTWFAAHLPQGVGYALVSCTVAPDFDFLDFELADRTALTREFPHLADVVTQFT, encoded by the coding sequence ATGTCTGCCCAGCACATCATCCGCCACTTACACTTATTGCCCCATCCCGAAGGCGGCTATTACCGGGAAACCTATCGGGCGATGTCTACCCTCGCCACGCCTGAGGAGCAAACCCGCAACATAAGCACCGCCATCTACTACCTGCTCGAAAACCAGGACAAGTCTCATTTTCACCGCATCAAATCGGATGAGCTGTGGTTCTTTCATCAGGGCCAGCCGCTCGAAATCATTGTGCTGACGGACGGCCAGCCCGCCCGCATCGTGCTCGGCAGCGATTTTGCTGCTGGTGCGGTGCCCCAAGCCGTCATTCCCGCCAATACGTGGTTTGCGGCCCACCTGCCGCAGGGCGTAGGCTATGCCTTGGTGAGCTGCACCGTGGCCCCCGACTTCGATTTTCTAGACTTCGAGCTGGCCGACCGCACGGCGCTAACCCGCGAGTTTCCTCATCTGGCCGATGTGGTGACGCAGTTCACTTAA
- a CDS encoding 4Fe-4S dicluster domain-containing protein translates to MLQSILFLLLLVAAFGLFAWQVRKIWANIHVGRERDMSGHPAERFRKMMLVAFGQQKMFKRLTPALLHLVVYVGFLVINIEVIEIVIDGLFGNIFGFHRSLKFLGPVYDVLMATNEILAALVIIAVAAFWWRRNRSQPVKRFTGVELRAWPKLDANVILYIEVILMVALFFMNTADLKMHQMLGEEMPGTFPISNLLVGLLPTDASTLHVLERIGWWAHITGIFLFLNYLPSSKHFHIIISFPNVWYSRLVPQGQFSNVESITHEVKAMMDPSYVVPPAPTAPDGSALVPTSFGAKDVEDLPWTNLMNAYSCTECGRCTSVCPANLTGKLLSPRKIIMDTRDRMEEKYESPLIFRPNQYGPEAKHEPVTDLMEATLLRGKVTPEELWACTTCNACVESCPVNINPLESIIEMRRFLVLEESAAPNSLNVMFSNIENNGAPWAFSPSDRFNWADDLFAAEK, encoded by the coding sequence ATGTTGCAATCTATTCTCTTCCTATTGCTGCTGGTGGCCGCGTTCGGCCTGTTTGCCTGGCAGGTGCGAAAAATCTGGGCCAACATCCACGTCGGGCGCGAGCGCGACATGAGCGGGCACCCCGCCGAGCGGTTCCGCAAAATGATGCTGGTGGCCTTCGGGCAGCAGAAAATGTTCAAACGCCTCACCCCCGCCCTGCTGCACCTAGTGGTGTACGTGGGCTTCCTGGTGATTAACATTGAGGTGATTGAAATCGTCATCGACGGCCTGTTCGGCAACATTTTCGGCTTCCACCGCTCCCTCAAGTTCCTCGGCCCGGTCTACGACGTGCTGATGGCTACCAACGAAATCCTGGCCGCGCTGGTGATTATTGCCGTGGCCGCTTTCTGGTGGCGCCGCAACCGCAGCCAGCCGGTGAAGCGCTTCACCGGCGTGGAGCTGCGCGCCTGGCCCAAACTCGACGCCAACGTCATTCTCTACATCGAAGTCATCCTGATGGTGGCCCTGTTCTTTATGAACACCGCCGACCTCAAAATGCACCAGATGTTGGGCGAGGAAATGCCGGGCACCTTCCCCATCAGCAACCTGCTGGTGGGCTTGCTCCCCACCGATGCCAGCACGCTGCACGTGCTGGAGCGCATTGGCTGGTGGGCGCACATTACGGGCATCTTCCTGTTTCTCAACTACCTGCCCAGCTCCAAGCACTTTCACATCATCATCTCGTTCCCGAACGTGTGGTACTCGCGGCTGGTGCCGCAGGGCCAGTTTTCGAACGTGGAAAGCATCACCCACGAGGTGAAGGCCATGATGGACCCCAGCTACGTGGTGCCGCCCGCCCCCACCGCGCCCGATGGCTCGGCCCTGGTGCCCACGAGCTTCGGCGCCAAGGATGTGGAAGACCTGCCCTGGACCAACCTGATGAACGCCTACTCCTGCACGGAGTGCGGCCGCTGCACCTCGGTGTGCCCCGCCAACCTGACGGGCAAGCTGCTGTCGCCGCGCAAAATCATCATGGACACGCGCGACCGGATGGAGGAGAAATACGAGTCGCCGCTCATTTTCCGCCCCAACCAGTACGGCCCCGAAGCCAAGCACGAGCCCGTGACCGACCTGATGGAGGCCACCCTGCTGCGCGGCAAAGTGACGCCCGAGGAGCTGTGGGCCTGCACCACCTGCAATGCCTGCGTGGAAAGCTGCCCCGTGAACATCAACCCGCTGGAAAGCATTATCGAGATGCGCCGCTTCCTGGTGCTGGAAGAGTCAGCCGCGCCAAACTCGCTCAACGTGATGTTCTCCAACATCGAAAACAACGGTGCGCCGTGGGCTTTCTCGCCGTCGGACCGGTTCAACTGGGCCGATGACTTGTTTGCGGCAGAGAAATAA
- a CDS encoding (Fe-S)-binding protein, translating into MADLAARNESPEILFWVGCAGAFDDRYKRVTRAFVRILDHVGVKYAVLGLEESCTGDPAKRAGNEFLFQMQAMQNITTMNGYGIKKIVTACPHCFNTIKNEYPALGGDYEVIHHSTYLQQLINEGKVGVTGGESFKGRRITFHDSCYLGRANNIYEAPREVLAALDADLVEMKRSRANGLCCGAGGAQMWKEPEPGKKDINIERTEEALATLSGAAAALQNLGGVETETDAPSQHSLQGSIIAVGCPFCMTMMSDGVKNKEQENAVQVFDLAELVASAEGINA; encoded by the coding sequence ATGGCCGATTTGGCGGCCCGCAACGAGTCGCCCGAAATCCTGTTTTGGGTGGGCTGCGCCGGCGCGTTCGATGACCGGTACAAGCGCGTGACCCGCGCCTTCGTGCGCATCCTCGACCACGTGGGCGTGAAATACGCCGTGCTGGGCCTGGAAGAAAGCTGCACCGGCGACCCCGCCAAGCGCGCCGGCAACGAGTTCCTGTTTCAGATGCAGGCCATGCAGAACATCACGACGATGAACGGATACGGCATCAAAAAAATCGTGACGGCCTGCCCCCACTGCTTCAACACCATTAAGAACGAATACCCGGCGCTGGGCGGCGACTACGAGGTCATTCACCACAGCACCTATCTGCAGCAGCTCATCAACGAGGGCAAGGTGGGTGTGACAGGCGGCGAAAGCTTCAAGGGCCGCCGCATCACCTTCCACGACAGCTGCTACCTGGGCCGCGCCAACAATATTTACGAAGCCCCGCGCGAGGTGCTGGCCGCCCTCGACGCCGACCTGGTGGAGATGAAGCGCAGCCGCGCCAACGGCCTGTGCTGCGGCGCCGGCGGCGCCCAGATGTGGAAAGAGCCCGAGCCCGGCAAAAAAGACATCAACATCGAACGCACGGAGGAAGCCTTGGCCACCCTGAGCGGCGCCGCCGCGGCCCTGCAGAACCTGGGCGGCGTGGAAACCGAAACCGATGCCCCCAGCCAGCACAGCCTGCAGGGCAGCATCATCGCCGTGGGCTGCCCGTTCTGCATGACGATGATGAGCGACGGCGTGAAGAATAAAGAGCAGGAAAACGCCGTGCAGGTGTTCGACCTAGCCGAGCTCGTGGCTTCCGCCGAAGGCATCAACGCCTAA
- a CDS encoding OmpA family protein, whose amino-acid sequence MRKLVLICAAAGSTALLNSCASSGAMSKGDKQFARGQYELAIPLYQADVAKGKNAAISNFRIGEAYRLSNRVELAEPFYKAALDGGVKNADAGFRYAEALRANGKYDEAAAQFSSYASSGGNRTLAARAETEAKNVTASKAVAGVKNKYDVMPVDALNSAGSDFGGTMMGPGGDFVFTSGRDGKKYLGNGENFQDLYAIKFDNAAAMSGGTVRKLEGPFNSENKHEASATFTPDGKTMVFARSNDGSKKGYLSVDLWISYNKAGTWSEPVLANINDRTADDFSPAFAPDGTTLYFASSRKGGQGGNDLYKATLGPNGRFSPAENLGESINTAGNDNFPGVAPDGTLYFASDGRPGLGKLDLFMVKGGQAVNLGADVNSTGDDFAPVPMANDMGLFSSNRAGGKGSDDEYMFKKKPLKLVTFYADGTVLERDDKANTTLPVAGATVTVTGPNGQPQTLTSDAAGKFSLKLDSVSNYTFRAERAGDFTARTSLSTVGRKPSQDALPNLTNDVQLPVTLTLNKIILAKAIEVKDIFYDYNKYNIRPDAAIRLDTLVQTLVDNPKISIELSSHTDSRGKDAYNMKLSQQRADAAVAYIVSKGIAKSRITAKGYGETRPVVPNAKTEAEYQRNRRTEFKVTRIAK is encoded by the coding sequence ATGAGGAAACTAGTATTAATCTGCGCTGCGGCTGGTTCTACGGCATTGCTTAACAGCTGTGCCAGCAGCGGCGCCATGAGTAAGGGCGACAAGCAGTTTGCCCGCGGACAGTACGAGCTGGCGATTCCGCTGTACCAGGCCGATGTGGCCAAAGGCAAAAATGCGGCCATCTCGAATTTCCGCATCGGCGAAGCCTACCGCCTGTCGAACCGGGTGGAGTTGGCCGAGCCCTTCTACAAAGCAGCCCTCGACGGTGGGGTGAAAAACGCCGACGCCGGCTTCCGCTATGCCGAAGCCCTGCGCGCCAACGGCAAATACGATGAGGCCGCGGCCCAGTTCAGCAGCTACGCCAGCAGCGGCGGCAACCGCACGCTGGCCGCCCGCGCCGAAACCGAAGCCAAGAACGTGACCGCCAGCAAAGCCGTGGCCGGTGTAAAAAACAAGTACGATGTGATGCCGGTGGACGCGCTGAACTCGGCAGGTTCCGACTTTGGCGGCACGATGATGGGCCCGGGTGGTGACTTCGTGTTCACCTCGGGCCGCGACGGCAAGAAGTACCTCGGCAACGGCGAGAACTTCCAGGACCTCTACGCCATCAAGTTTGACAACGCTGCAGCCATGAGCGGCGGTACCGTGCGCAAGCTGGAAGGCCCCTTCAACTCCGAGAACAAGCACGAGGCCAGCGCCACCTTCACGCCCGACGGCAAGACGATGGTGTTTGCCCGCTCGAACGACGGCAGCAAAAAAGGCTACCTGAGCGTCGACCTCTGGATTTCCTACAACAAAGCCGGCACCTGGAGCGAGCCCGTGCTCGCCAACATCAACGACCGCACGGCCGACGACTTCTCGCCGGCGTTCGCGCCCGACGGCACCACGCTGTACTTTGCTTCGAGCCGCAAGGGCGGCCAGGGCGGCAACGACCTCTACAAAGCCACCCTCGGCCCGAACGGCCGCTTCTCGCCGGCCGAAAACCTGGGCGAAAGCATCAACACCGCCGGCAACGACAACTTCCCCGGCGTGGCCCCCGACGGCACGCTGTACTTCGCGTCGGACGGACGCCCCGGCCTGGGCAAGCTCGACTTGTTCATGGTGAAAGGCGGCCAGGCCGTGAACCTCGGCGCCGACGTGAACAGCACCGGCGACGACTTCGCCCCGGTGCCGATGGCCAATGACATGGGCCTGTTCAGCTCGAACCGCGCCGGTGGCAAGGGTTCGGACGATGAGTACATGTTCAAGAAGAAGCCGCTCAAGCTGGTGACCTTCTACGCCGACGGCACCGTGCTGGAGCGCGACGACAAAGCCAACACCACCCTGCCCGTGGCCGGCGCTACCGTGACCGTGACCGGCCCCAACGGCCAGCCCCAGACCCTGACCAGCGACGCCGCCGGCAAATTCAGCCTGAAGCTGGACTCGGTGAGCAACTACACCTTCCGCGCCGAGCGCGCCGGTGACTTCACCGCCCGCACTTCGCTGAGCACCGTGGGCCGCAAGCCCAGCCAGGATGCCCTGCCCAACCTCACAAACGACGTTCAGCTGCCCGTCACCCTGACGCTGAACAAAATCATTCTGGCCAAAGCCATCGAGGTTAAGGACATTTTCTACGATTACAACAAGTACAACATCCGTCCGGATGCCGCCATCCGCCTCGACACCCTGGTGCAGACGCTGGTGGACAACCCCAAAATCAGCATCGAGCTGAGCTCGCACACCGACTCGCGCGGCAAAGACGCTTACAACATGAAGCTGTCGCAGCAGCGTGCTGATGCGGCTGTGGCCTACATCGTGAGCAAGGGTATTGCCAAGTCGCGCATTACGGCCAAAGGCTACGGCGAAACCCGCCCGGTAGTGCCGAATGCCAAGACCGAAGCCGAGTACCAGCGCAATCGCCGCACCGAATTCAAGGTGACGCGAATAGCGAAGTAA
- a CDS encoding DUF4476 domain-containing protein, translating into MKKLLLLAIASFFSAVAPALAYPPAPANVNFASERGVPFDLVLDGRLVTRGGARQVHVDRLAPGQHWADFTLPAGYGRVVRFRSRVWLQPGLETSFVLIARPGRPLDLRQVGAVALYGPGYGGHGYRNDGYYGPGYSGANGAYNSPTPYDPNGYGNGNNYPSGGSSYPNGYDPNGGYNNGPNGPSNGGGGYYPGSASSSYRVLPSQDVDAIMQSVKQRPFEASKLSTAKEALAQSSIQADDLKRLLRSFEFEASRVEFAKYAYSHVADQQNFYRVYDAFDFDASVQEVQQAIGTVPQR; encoded by the coding sequence ATGAAAAAGCTCCTACTCCTCGCCATTGCCAGCTTCTTTTCGGCGGTGGCTCCTGCCCTGGCCTATCCGCCCGCGCCGGCCAACGTCAACTTTGCCTCGGAGCGCGGCGTGCCGTTCGACCTGGTGCTGGACGGCCGCCTGGTGACGCGCGGCGGCGCCCGGCAGGTGCACGTCGACCGCCTGGCCCCCGGCCAGCACTGGGCCGACTTCACGCTGCCCGCCGGCTACGGCCGCGTGGTGCGCTTCCGCAGCCGCGTGTGGCTGCAGCCCGGCCTCGAAACCTCGTTTGTGCTGATAGCCCGGCCCGGCCGCCCCCTCGACCTGCGGCAGGTGGGCGCGGTGGCGCTGTACGGCCCCGGCTACGGCGGCCACGGCTACCGCAACGACGGCTACTACGGCCCCGGCTACAGCGGCGCCAATGGGGCCTACAACAGCCCCACGCCCTACGACCCCAACGGCTACGGCAATGGCAATAACTACCCCAGCGGCGGCAGCAGCTATCCGAACGGCTACGACCCCAATGGCGGCTACAACAATGGCCCGAACGGCCCGAGCAACGGCGGCGGAGGCTACTACCCCGGCAGCGCCAGCAGCAGCTACCGTGTGCTGCCCTCGCAGGACGTCGACGCCATCATGCAGTCGGTGAAGCAGCGGCCGTTTGAGGCCAGCAAGCTGAGCACGGCCAAGGAAGCGCTGGCCCAAAGCAGCATTCAGGCCGACGATTTGAAGCGCCTGCTGCGCAGCTTCGAGTTTGAAGCCTCGCGGGTGGAGTTTGCCAAGTACGCTTATTCGCACGTGGCTGACCAGCAAAACTTCTACCGTGTATATGACGCCTTCGACTTCGATGCCAGCGTGCAGGAAGTGCAGCAGGCCATTGGCACGGTGCCGCAGCGCTAG
- a CDS encoding DUF4293 family protein, with amino-acid sequence MIQRIQSVFLLLLALAMLSVLALPLWHKVDGLTHQELTLTAFGFQAQGLQLPATGPVWLIGALAAASAALAGYEIFQFKSRAKQLLLGSLNLLLIVATLGAMFYFSNKGEQLLNLKLEGQFLAGFYLPTLALLLNLLANRFIRRDEQLVRSMDRLR; translated from the coding sequence ATGATACAAAGAATCCAAAGCGTGTTTTTACTGTTGCTGGCCCTGGCCATGCTCAGCGTGTTGGCGTTGCCGCTGTGGCACAAAGTCGACGGCCTCACCCATCAGGAGCTCACGCTCACGGCCTTTGGCTTCCAGGCCCAGGGCCTGCAGCTGCCCGCCACCGGCCCCGTGTGGCTGATTGGCGCGCTGGCCGCCGCTTCGGCCGCCCTGGCCGGCTACGAGATTTTTCAGTTTAAGAGCCGCGCCAAGCAGCTGCTGCTGGGTTCGCTCAACCTGCTGCTCATCGTGGCCACGCTGGGTGCCATGTTCTATTTCTCCAACAAAGGCGAGCAGCTCCTCAACCTCAAGCTCGAAGGGCAGTTCCTGGCCGGGTTCTACCTGCCCACGCTGGCGCTGCTGCTCAACCTGCTGGCCAACCGCTTCATCCGCCGCGACGAGCAGCTCGTGCGCAGCATGGACCGCCTGCGCTAA